The nucleotide window ACCAATAAGAAACCATGGAAGTCTTCGAAGACTAGTTAGTTTTCCTATTCCAAAGGGCAAATACGAAAGTGAACTACAACCACGAATGTCCAAATGTTGTAGATTATCCATGTATCTTAGGCCTTCAGGCAACTCATGTAAGTCCCAACAAAAGAACAAAAGTAGCACTTGCAGGGTTCGGAGATATATAATGGACTTAGGCAAAACTCTTATACTCGAATGTGATAGATTCAAGTATTTCAGATGTTTGAGTTTGCAAATTGATTTAGGCAATGTCCTTAATTCAGTTTCATATAAGCATAATACCTTTAGATACACGTGGTTGAAAATTTGGCTAACACTGCCTTTATTCATTACTCTATACATAATTACTGACCTTAATGATGTTACTCGATTCATTACTCTATACATAATTACTGACCTTAATCGAAACTGGTTGCTTACTTTCTACAGTGATGAAACGAATGAAGCTTTGATAGTTGATACCAACTTTGCATTTGAGAAGAAGTTTGGTTCTTTGACCAAACttcttcaaaagtcaaaccaaaaGTTAAAGATTGCAGCATTCATGTTGAAAGATGTCTAACTTATCGGCTCGGCAAATTGATGTTCAAGTACATAAAGGAAGGTGTGGTTTACGTTACAGACTGATCGCCATCTTCACTAGAACTATTAACTAAGCCTCCATCACCGTTTGAGGCCTCACTCTGATCGTCTTTCTTCTTCAGCGGTTTTATAGGAGCCGCCTGTATCTCTTTACACACCTTCTCCAAAATGATAAGAAAATCCCGTACAACCGAAAACAATCTCAGCCCTTCATCTTTCCCAGCGTTTCCGTGAAAGTAATCCACTGTACTTTTCACAAGACCCATTATCCTCTTCTCTTCTTCAACCATCCATGAAATCTCCTTCTCAGCAGTCTCCACAAAAGTCGATAAAATAAGCCAAAATTCATCGGGTTCCGCATCTTCCGATTGCTCTGCCAAATTCTTCATATCCGTGTTCAATGATTCACGGGCTTTCAAAAGCCCGGACCCAAGTTTAGAAACCGAACTGGTCAACCTCTCGACATCGATCATTGCCGCTTGTGTCACATTCTCAAGCTCGTTACTCAAACCGGAAACCACCTCCAGCCCGAGTTTGCAATAATGTTCATCCGCTTCTTCTTTAGAAGGTTCCAGAAGAAGATCTTCGGTTTTAATGGGGCTTATGTTTTTATCGCCTGCTTTGGCGGCCCGTGCCACTCGCATACCTTCACCCCTCATGATTTCTTGAACTACGTAATGTAAAAGAGTCGTTTTTCCATCGGTTCCTTTGACATCCGAGAGCTTTAAGAGTGTGTCCAGTTTGAATGCGGTTGCACTCCCACGAAAAGTTCCGACGTTCATCCGGTTCCCGGTTTTCAGAACAGCTTCCAGTAGTTTGAGGAACAATCGGCTTTTTTTAAGCTCTACACAAGCAGCCTCTAAGGTTTCAAAGGATTCTTTTATGTTTGCTTCTTCATCTTGAAGCGTGCACATGAATAATAACGATTCTAGCCTTTTGAATGCGTACGGTATTTCAActaatatttttaaaaacctctctGCAGATCCAAGCCGACTAAGATCCCCACCGTATAGCCGTAATTTCAATTCCTCTTCATCAGTTGGTGCCATTTTTAGCAACGTTTGAACGATTTCGATTGGCAGTTCGTTTCCtgattaaaatttataaaaaataaattagaaatatatatatatatatatatgttcaaATGATTATGTTTTAGAAAAGAGTTACCTTCTATAAGTGCAACGGAAACTTCTTCAGGTGTCACATTTAGTGCTTTTAGAAGAATAGACAAATTCTGTGCTTTCTTTGGATCGATAATTTGAATGTAATGGATCGGAGGTTCTTTTGCTGGAGTGTTCTTGGTGTCTTGATCTTTGTTTTTACCGGGTGCTTGATAGCCGAATAAACTTTCAATCATTTCTTCGTTGAACCTATCATTCAAGAGATTTGTCATGTACTCATCTTCTGAAATTtatatatagatagtaaaatgcCTTTTTCGTCCCTGGTTTGaccacttttgcgacttttgtccaaaggtttgcttttccgcatttggatccaaaaggtttgaaatgttgccatttttatccggctcgttaactccatccatttttctccgttaaatcaGAGGTATTTCAATCTTTTACGCTatcttaaagggcaatttggtctttttcacttaatgtaaaaagaccaaatacccctaaaaatgaccgaattgccctttaagttaataaaaaaaCGGAAATACCCTGACTTAAcggagccggatgaaaatggcaagatttcaaaccttttggatccagatgcggaaaaacaaacctttggacgaaagtcgcaaaactcgCCAAACCTcaggacgaaaatgacattttttaTTTTACTCTAGATAATCTAATATCAAAGAAGTGAGAAGAAAATAACTTACTGAAACGATCCGGATTTGATTCTATCCCAAACCATTTGTTGATCAGGATTAGTAGCACTAACTTTATCCCAGAAGAACGGTTTTAGCTTTGCTTTAGAGGCATCGACTGGATCAGCATGGCGACGTGGTCTGAAGCTTGCACCAAATCGTCGAGGAGGCGGTGGGCCACCACCTGCAGGCttgggtggcggtggtggtggcggtgaagGCGCTACTTTATGCAATGGCTCATCCGAAGAAGGTCCAGGTGCGTTCGGAGCAGCTCGAGAGGTTTCCGGAGGAGAAGCTGCCGGAGCAGTGGCGGGAGAAGTAGCCGGAGAACCGCCATTGACTGGTGGCAGTGGGTGAGACGATTCTTTCCCTCCAACTGGTGACCTTGTCTGTCCAACATGAGGCCGTACAGAAGATTCTGTCTTTCGGGCAGGTCGTAAAGACGATTCTGCCCTTACAGCTCTCGGCTTCAGAGTATGCTGTTGTATAGATGGCTTTACGCTTCCAGCCGGCGCGTTTACAGAAGGATCCGAAGATGCGTTCATGTGCGGGCCTGAATCGACAGAGACGCTCGCATCCGTCTGTCTGTTTGACTGATTTTCAATATTTTTGTGTTTGCTCTTCGGTTTTAACAGTTTTTTTAAAGCACCTGCAAAATTTAATCGTATCGGAAAAAAACAatatggaaacaaacgaacattAACGAAAACAGCATTTATTTTATGACTTTACGTTTTTACGTACCACTAGTGGAATCCTTGCCAGTACTTAAGCTGGGAAGAGGCTTTTCGTCATTTTTAATGCCAGCCAAACCGTACTTCCTAgcataacaataataaataaggCTAGCAAGACAAAGTGTTACGATCGCAGTAACGATAGCAACAACAGCAACTGTTCCAGGGCTAACGCTTTCAGCCAGCCTGCGTCTTCTAGGGGCACCGCTAGGTCTGTTATAAAAAGACGCTAGATACTCTAAGTACCACTTTTTGGTACGTTTATCTTTTCTGGATTTGGATAAAGCGATTTGTTTAGCTCTCAGACAATCTAATATAGTTTTCTTGACATGAGGATCTTGGACATTTATAGCTCTACACATTCTCTCTTTTCCCATAAGGGTTTTGTCACTGTCACAGTATTGAAGATCTCGAAAATCTTCCATGCAAGAAGCCGACTCTGCTCCACAGTTCACCTCTAATAACTCCGCCTGCAGCCAGTCAATTTCATCAGATTTCAACGACCATCAAACTAGCACATGATTTGACTTTACGTGTGTATTTATAACATAACAACAGATGATGAATGTAAATTAGTTTCCGTATGACATTGGTTACAGACTGATTTACTGAAATCCCATATAGTAATTTCCCATTAATATATAAGCAAAACTATACGATTCCGACCGAAAAGAGAGCTAAAGAAGCAGTTTAAGCGAATTTAAAGTGGCGTTTTTCAGTAGGTATTCAAACAGGTATTTGCACAAACACCTGGTGGGCACTTGTTGGAAGACCACTTTCTGGAGCAGATTGGATAACAAAATTTAAACATTTCATCATCTGTAACATATGTAAAAGAAGCATGTATTACCGTGTCATCATCCCAATCGATTTGATCGTCAAGAGGCGGTTTCTGGCAATCTCTGTCTGAATTCAAAGCCTCTGCCAAAGGGTATAGTAAAATGATAATTGCCATGAATAACATCACACCTTTGGCGCCCATTTTGTGTTGAAACATCAATTGGAATCATTTCATTAAGCCAACCGAAAGAACACGACCGCAGAAAGCATTGATCATCGCCAATCGAGCTTTTCTTTAAGGATTCAAATAATGTCATCGGCTAACAATCGAGAATTAGGGCGAATATGTTCAAATTCTGTCTTGTCAATCCTTTTCCACAGAGGCAAATATATTCAAATAGTGCAGAAGAAGATTGATTAGCGTTGAATTTGCATAGGTTTTAACGTTAAAACCTAAAAAACACGATATAGATTCCACAGAGTTCGTAGATATGAGAAGGGTGGACGTTGAGGTTGAGGAGACGAGAGCGGCAAAAAATAACGACATTCGACGTGATAAGTAGGAATGGGGAAAATTAAGAAAATAGTCATGCCAAAAACTTTTCCTTAATGATTTAAAATCTGGTTTTTATACTGTAACGGATTTGACTTAGAAACGATTGAATCGGATGTATAAGTTGGTTTAACCGGGCAGCTCAACCGGTACAGCCGACCGGTTTAAACCGGTTGCTCAATTTATAAAGATAAAAGGCTAAAAAAACGTTatatatttgtttaaaaaatttGACAATACATTCTTAAGTACTCTTAATAAGTAACATTTTTAGGCGTATGACTTTATACGTTATGCTTTGggagttgaaaaaaaaaacttgaactTTTACTTTTGACCCAAATATTGTTATCTTTTGTAATTTTAacccacaatttttttttataattttaacccaaaactttttattatttaaattttgTCCCCTAGACTTTTAATTTTTCACAAAATTCCGTTTTTCTAAATTTTTGGGGTTATTATGGCGCAACGTACGTATGCGGTTCAAC belongs to Helianthus annuus cultivar XRQ/B chromosome 5, HanXRQr2.0-SUNRISE, whole genome shotgun sequence and includes:
- the LOC110942068 gene encoding formin-like protein 5, with protein sequence MFQHKMGAKGVMLFMAIIILLYPLAEALNSDRDCQKPPLDDQIDWDDDTAELLEVNCGAESASCMEDFRDLQYCDSDKTLMGKERMCRAINVQDPHVKKTILDCLRAKQIALSKSRKDKRTKKWYLEYLASFYNRPSGAPRRRRLAESVSPGTVAVVAIVTAIVTLCLASLIYYCYARKYGLAGIKNDEKPLPSLSTGKDSTSGALKKLLKPKSKHKNIENQSNRQTDASVSVDSGPHMNASSDPSVNAPAGSVKPSIQQHTLKPRAVRAESSLRPARKTESSVRPHVGQTRSPVGGKESSHPLPPVNGGSPATSPATAPAASPPETSRAAPNAPGPSSDEPLHKVAPSPPPPPPPKPAGGGPPPPRRFGASFRPRRHADPVDASKAKLKPFFWDKVSATNPDQQMVWDRIKSGSFQFNEEMIESLFGYQAPGKNKDQDTKNTPAKEPPIHYIQIIDPKKAQNLSILLKALNVTPEEVSVALIEGNELPIEIVQTLLKMAPTDEEELKLRLYGGDLSRLGSAERFLKILVEIPYAFKRLESLLFMCTLQDEEANIKESFETLEAACVELKKSRLFLKLLEAVLKTGNRMNVGTFRGSATAFKLDTLLKLSDVKGTDGKTTLLHYVVQEIMRGEGMRVARAAKAGDKNISPIKTEDLLLEPSKEEADEHYCKLGLEVVSGLSNELENVTQAAMIDVERLTSSVSKLGSGLLKARESLNTDMKNLAEQSEDAEPDEFWLILSTFVETAEKEISWMVEEEKRIMGLVKSTVDYFHGNAGKDEGLRLFSVVRDFLIILEKVCKEIQAAPIKPLKKKDDQSEASNGDGGLVNSSSEDGDQSVT